From Slackia heliotrinireducens DSM 20476:
CGCGAGCTGCGGCGATGCTTTCGTCCAGATGGTGCGGGTTGGCGAAGGTGATGCACTTCACGCCCAGCGCCCGCAGCACGTCCTCGATCACCAGAGGCTCGGAGGCCGTGCCCATGAGCGTGTTGCCCGTGCCCGGGTGGGGCTGGCCGCCGGTCATGGCCGTGATGCGGTTGTCCAGCACGCACACCGTGATGTCGTGGTTGTTGTAGACCGCATTGGCCACACCCGTCATGCCGCTGGCGAAAAACGTGGAGTCGCCCACGAATGCAAGCTGCTTGACCTCGGGGTTCGCCACGGATAAACCCTGGGCCATGGTGATGCCGGCACCCATGCACAGGCAGGTGTCCACCGCGTCCAGGGGCTTGGCGTTGCCCAGCGTATAGCAGCCGATGTCGCCCGAGAAGGTGGCCTTGACGCGCATCTTGCGCACGGCCTGCTTGCATGCGTAGAACGCGCCGCGATGGGGGCACCCCGCGCACAGCACGGGCGGACGGACGGGCAGCTCGCAGTCGGCTGCGTCGCCCTCGTCGGCAAGGGTTGGGGGCACGTCGGCTTCCAGACCGAAGCATTCAACCAGCAGCTGATAGCTGCTTTCGACGGTGTTTTCGCCCGCCACCTGGCCGAACCCCGAATTGCGACCCACGACGCGCACCGTCGGGAAACCCGCCATGGCACGCATGCCCTGCAGCTTGACGAACTCGTCTTCCAGCACGTGGTCCAGCTCTTCGAACACGACGATGCGGTCCAAACCCTCGCAGAATTCGTGGGCCCGCTGCTCCGGGAAGGGATACGGGGTTCCCACCTGCATGAGCCTATAGGCGGGCAGCTCGGCGCGCTGCGCCAGGATGCTCAGGGCCTCGCGCACGTACGCCGTCGACACACCGCCGCACACGATGCCCAAGCGGGGCGCTTCGCCCACCGTCTCGACGGGGTTGAACCGCGACAGGTCCACCGGCTCCTCATCGGTTTGGGACAATGGGGGCTGCCCCTTTTGTCCCACGCCCGAGAACTCGGCGGCGGTGCGGCGCAGGCGCTGGTCAATGTCGAGATGCGCGCGGTAGGATCGGCGCGGGAAGATGACGAAGCGGCTGTCGTCCTTGGTGAACCCCTTGGCCTGAACGCCCTGGGTGGACGGCTCCACCTCGACGAAGGTGGACGAATGGCACACGCGGGTGGTAGACCTGAAGATGACCGGCATCTGGTAGCGTTCGGACAGCGCGAAAGCCTCGCCCATCATGTCCATACCCTGTTCGATGTTGCAAGGATCGAAGACCGGCACCTTGGCGAAGGACGCGAAACGCCTGGTGTCTTGCTCAGTCTGGCTGGAAATGGGACCCGGGTCGTCGGCCACGTACAGCACGCAGCCGCCTTCGACGCCGACGTAGTTCAGGCTCATGAGCGGGTCGGACGCCACGTTCAGACCCACCTGCTTGCAGGTGAACAGGGTCCGCGCGCCGGAATAGGCGGCGCCGGCCAGCACCTCCAGAGCGGCCTTCTCGTTGGTGGACCATTCCACATGCACGCCCGTTGCCGAGCCGTCGGCCACGCGCTTGGCCACGGTCTCGATGACCTCGCTGGACGGCGTGCCGGGGTAGCCGGCGATCACCGATGCGCCGGCCTCGAGCGCCGCGCAGGCAAAGGCTTCGTTTCCCATCAGGAGTTTCTTCATGGATATCCCCCTGTACATACAGTTATCGTAGGAGCATTGTACCCATACTTGCCGCGCACGAACGTCGCAAGGCGTCAATCGGCATGTTTTTCACGTGCCGACAGGGCAGGCCGCCCGAAGGGTTGCCTACGAAACGCGTCTGAACCTCACCCGTGCAACGAAAACCTCAAGTGCTCCGCGGTTTCGATTTTCGTTGCACAGCCAGTCCATACGCGGCAAGATGCCCATTTGCGCCGGCCTGGCGGCTGCTGCCGAGCCGCCTCCGCAGCAGACATGCCGGCATGCTGTTGGCGAAATCGCCGTTTTTTGCATCAGACTGGAAATTGTGCATTCCCGTTGGGTGAAAGTGGCTCGCAGCGGGTTTCGCGACCTGGGCAAACGCCGTTCCCAATATCTGAAAACGCGCAGCACCCGCAAAACCGAACGCACAACTTGGGATCTCGTGCAGCAAACGGCGATTCAGCCAACAAAAAAGACGACCCCGAAGGGCCGTCCGAAACGACTGCACTACAATGCCTTGGTCTCCGGCCGGCAAGCCTGGAGACCCGACGCGCCGCCCGAGCCGGCCACGTTGGCCGAATCCGGCGGACCATCTGGGCTTACTGGGCCATATCGGCCTTCAGGTCCTTGATCTTCTGGCGCATGGCCTCGTCGCCGGTGCCCAGCATCTGAACAGCCAGGATGGCGGCGTTCTTGGCGCCGTTGATGGCCACCGTGGCCACGGGCACGCCGGAGGGCATCTGCACCATGGACAGCAGCGAGTCAAGTCCGCCCAGGTCAGAGGTCTTCATCGGCACGGCGATCACCGGCAGCGGGGTGTAGGCCGCAACCACGCCGCCCAGATGGGCCGCCTTGCCGGCAGCCGCGATGATCACGCGCAGGCCGCGCTCCTCGGCGGTGGATGCCCACTCGTGGACCTCCAGCGGCTTGCGGTGGGCGCTGGCCACCTTGAGCTCGTAGGGAATGCCCATGTCCTCGAGCTGCTTGGTGCAGCCTTCCATGGTGGGCAGGTCGGAGGTGCTGCCCATGATGATGCCGACGATCGGCGTTGCGGTTTCGGTCATAACGTCCCCTTTCGCAAGCGGCCGGCGCACGCCGCGCCGCGGAACTGACAGGTATGCGCCCAAGTATAAGGCCCTCTGCACCCGATTCGGCCCAACCGTCAGAATTCAAGCGAAATCACCAGGTTGGCGAAGCATGCAAGAGGTCCGGAAAGACGATATGAGCAGAGCATTAGGTGAGCCCCTTCTGCATGTCGCCTTTGGTGTTCGTGGGTCAGGGCCGATAATGGTCTCATCGTAGAAACCGGCGACCGGCCAGGTTGCCACAGACATGGAAGGGGCCCACCATGGCACATGTTACCTCCATCGGACTAGACGTGCACGCCAGATCGATCAAGGCGTGCGCCTTCAACCCGTTCACAGGGGAGGTCGCGCGGCGCTCTTTCGCGTACGCCCCCTCGGAGGTGGCCGCATGGATCGCCTCCTTCGAGGCCCCCAAGGCGGTCTACGAGTCCGGCGTGACCGGGTTCCACCTGCAGCGGGAGCTCGAGGCGCTCGGCGTCGACTGCGTGATCGGCGCCGTGTCCAAGATGGACAAGCCGGCGGCCGACAGGCGCAAGAAGACCGACAGGCGCGACGCCGCCTTCCTCGCGAGGCAGCTCGCGCTCGGCACCGTGACGGAGGTGCACGTCCCCGACCCCGAGTGCGAGGCCTGCCGCGACATCTCCCGCGCCCTGGAGGACGCGCGCGAGGACGTCGTCGCGTGCAAGCAGCGCCTCTCGAAGATGCTCCTGCGCTACGGCTACGTCTACGACGAGGTCAACGAGAGGGGGCAGCGGAAGAAGGCGTGGACGAAGGCGCACTGGGCCTGGATCGAGTCGATAAGGCTGGCGGAGCCGGCCGCGCAGGAGGCCCTCGACTACTACGTCGACCGCTGCAGGCGGGCCATCGACGAGAAGCGCGCGCTGGCGGCGAAGGTCGCGGCACACGCGTCCGGGCCGCGGTGGAAGCCCGAGGTCGACGCGCTCAGGCTGTTCAAGGGCGTCGAGGTCGTGACGGCCTTCGCCTTCGCGTGCGAGGTCGACGGCTTCTCGAGGTTCCGCAGCGCGTCGGCTTTCGCGTCGTGGCTGGGCCTCGTCCCCTCGGAGGCGTCCAGCGCCGACGCCAGGCGCCAGGGCGGGATAACGAAGTCCGGCAACAGGCACCTGCGGAGGCTGCTCGTCGAGGCGGCCTGGCACTACGCGAGCGCGACGAGGAGCCCGAAGAGGCCCGCGGCCGGCTGCGAGGTCCCTCCCGAGGTTGCCAGGCATGCGGCGAAGGGGGTGCGCAGGCTCGTGGACAGGCGCGCCGCGCTGTCCGCAGCGGGAAAGAAGCCGGTCGTCGCGAACTGCGCGACGGCGCGCGAGCTCGCGTGCTGGATCTGGGCCGTGGGCTGCATGGTGGAGGCCGAGTAGCGCGACCCGTCTGAGACAATGGCGTCCGACCCCGTTCCGCCCGCGCTCGGAGCCGTTGGCCCCACCCACGTATTTTTTTCGCGCAGCGCGAACGCGCCACGCGCGCCCAAAGACCGATGACGAGGGGCCAGCCGTAGCAACGAGATGCACCGGCGCACGCCGCGCCACGGGCGAATATTAAACCGCAAAACGAGCGTCCGAAGGACACGCGATCCTGGCGGGCGGGCTACGGGTGAAGATACAGGGCCAGGCCGGCAGTAGGCTGGTCTGGCCCATTTTGCCCTCTTGACAATGCTCTGCTCATATTAAACAAAAATGGCGGGCCGACTGAAGCACGTTAAGGGGGAAGAAACGTGTCTTCTGTGTCGCCCGCCTTCGGATAGGTGAGGAAGTTGCCAGCGTTTGTTAGCTGGTGGAAACTTTATACAGCACCTCAGGAGTTAATGCAAGGAAACTTTTCCCAAACGGCGTTTGCCGACGGTTTCTCCACAAGTCGGCCCGATGGCACAACGAAGCGTCGGCCGTTGGCGACGGCAGTCGGCTCGCCGTTGGCACCGGGCGTTCGCGCCATCCATCAGCACCGGCCGTTAGCGTGCGCCGCCACCGCCGCCGCCGAAGCCTCCGCCTCCGCCGCCGGAGAATCCGCCGCCACCGCCGCCGCCGCTAGACATGACGTCGCCGATGAAGTTGCCGGTCTCCGCCGCCGCGATGGTCGCCTTGGCTGTGCGCACCGTGTTGGAATACATGGTCGAGAACATGTCGAGGGGGCTGACCGGCGCCGCGTTCGGACCCACGACGTAGCCGTTGCGATACCCCATCCATGTGGACGTGCTCACGAAACCGGCGTCGGAAACCACGTTCGGCAGGCTTACCTGAAGCTGCTCCATGGCGCGCTTCGCCACCCCGAAAACGTAGGCGTACACCATGAAGGCGCCCCACACCTTGACGTCGGTGGGAAGCCGCTCGTTGAGCAGGCTGAAGTCCTTCAGCCAGTTGCGCAGGCCCTCGCATCGGCCGTAGATCTCCGCCGCGACCCAAGAGCGGCGCGGCATGAAGAAGCTGATCACGAGCAGGACCACCGCCGCGATGGACAGGGCGATCAGCTCGATGAGCTCCATGAACATAATCGAGCAGAACACGCCGATGATGACGCACAAAGCCGCAAAGATACGCATGGTGTAGCAGTACAGCTCCCCGTTGTCCTCGAAGTAGCCGCGCTGGTCGGTCTGGGACGTGACGATTTCCTGCCACCGATCCATCATCCTGACGAGGGATTCGGGGTGCTGTTTGCCGTACACCTCGATGTTGCCGAACCAGATGGCGTCGGCCCCGCGTCCGACCTTGTCGAACAGGATGCGCATGGCCTCCTTGTCGATGGGGCTGTTGTTCACCTTGTCCTGCCACCCGTCGAGCCGCGTGATGTAGTAATCGCTGACGGTCTTACGTTTGCGCTGGTAGGTGCCGGGGTCGATGCGGATGGCGCCGATGTTGCACAGGTGCATGAGCGTGGCCACGAAGTCGTTGTTGTCCTCTCGGTTCCACGACCACAGGCGGCTGATGACCGCAGGGTGCACGCCGGGGGCCGGCAGGTCGCGCCAGTATTTGTCCTTGGGCAGCCTGTATTCCCGCCCATGCCGGAAGAACATGACGATCGACCAGATGATCAAGCCGATGGAAGCGAGTATGCCCATGGCCATGTGCGACACGGCCATGATGCGCTGCGTGTTGGCCTTGTCGGCCCACTCCTGCTCTTCGGCCAGGATCTCGTCCATCTTCTCGGTGCCGCTCTGGTCGTTGTAGGCGCCCGGCGCGACGCCCGACAGCCACTCGGTGGGAATGGTCGCGCGCACCTCGGCGAACTCGCCCGACGGAACAACGGGGACATCGGCCGTGACCAGGCCCGTCTGGTCCACATGGACCGTCGCATCCAAAGGCCCGTGGCCCCAGACACGCACGTTCTCGCCGGCCGTGACGGTTTCGCCGTCGGGCACCGGCAGCTGCAGGTTCAGCGTGACGTCGTAGGAGTCTATGGCCCAGTCGCCGCCGACGAACTGCCAGTACACCTCACCCGTGTCGGCATACAGCGTGGCCATGTTCTCGGCGTGCCATTCCAGCGTAATGGTGTAGGTGCCATCCGCCATGGGGCAGAACACGTACACGGTGTTCTGCTCGGCGTCCCAGGTCCAGGCGGGTTCGTCGGAGGCGCCGTACTCGCGCCAATACTCCTGGAAGGGCACTTCGTCCAGGTCCAGGGACTCCCCCGTAGCATCGTTGGTGACCACGGCGTTGTCGATCACAATCTGCGCGTCGTAGCCGAGCTGCTCGAACACCCACCAGATCGCCGTGAAGCTTCCGTCGAAATCGAAGGTGCGGTTCTCCTGGACGGTCAAGGTACCGTCGTCGGACACGTCGGCGTTCATGACGGTTTGCGGGCAGGTGTATTCCTTGGCGTACGCTTCGGCCGGGCGCATGAACATGAACAGAGCAAGCACCGCCGCCATGACGACGGCAAGCACCAAGAGGGATTTCGAGAAGACCTGCAGCCTGCCCAGGCTCCTGCCCTTTGGAAGGTGTGTGTATGAGGTGTTTCTCCGCATAGTGAATCCTTGCATTCGTCGCGTTGCAACGGTATCATTCATAACCGCATCTTTTTATGGAGAGCTGACCGAGAGGCCGAAGGTGCTCGCCTGCTAAGCGAGTATACCCCAAAAGGGTATCTGGGGTTCGAATCCCCAGCTCTCCGCCAGATATTCCAGCAGGTTCGGTAACGGACCTGCTCTTTTTTAATATGAGCAGAGCATTGTCAAGAGGGCAAAATGGGCCAGACCAGCCTACTGCCGGCCTGGCCCTGTATCTTCACCCGTAGCCCGCCCGCCAGGATCGCGTGTCCTTCGGACGCTCGTTTTGCGGTTTAATATTCGCCCGTGGCGCGGCGTGCGCCGGTGCATCTCGTTGCTACGGCTGGCCCCTCGTCATCGGTCTTTGGGCGCGCGTGGCGCGTTCGCGCTGCGCGAAAAAAATACGTGGGTGGGGCCAACGGCTCCGAGCGCGGGCGGAACGGGGTCGGACGCCATTGTCTCAGACGGGTCGCGCTACTCGGCCTCCACCATGCAGCCCACGGCCCAGATCCAGCACGCGAGCTCGCGCGCCGTCGCGCAGTTCGCGACGACCGGCTTCTTTCCCGCTGCGGACAGCGCGGCGCGCCTGTCCACGAGCCTGCGCACCCCCTTCGCCGCATGCCTGGCAACCTCGGGAGGGACCTCGCAGCCGGCCGCGGGCCTCTTCGGGCTCCTCGTCGCGCTCGCGTAGTGCCAGGCCGCCTCGACGAGCAGCCTCCGCAGGTGCCTGTTGCCGGACTTCGTTATCCCGCCCTGGCGCCTGGCGTCGGCGCTGGACGCCTCCGAGGGGACGAGGCCCAGCCACGACGCGAAAGCCGACGCGCTGCGGAACCTCGAGAAGCCGTCGACCTCGCACGCGAAGGCGAAGGCCGTCACGACCTCGACGCCCTTGAACAGCCTGAGCGCGTCGACCTCGGGCTTCCACCGCGGCCCGGACGCGTGTGCCGCGACCTTCGCCGCCAGCGCGCGCTTCTCGTCGATGGCCCGCCTGCAGCGGTCGACGTAGTAGTCGAGGGCCTCCTGCGCGGCCGGCTCCGCCAGCCTTATCGACTCGATCCAGGCCCAGTGCGCCTTCGTCCACGCCTTCTTCCGCTGCCCCCTCTCGTTGACCTCGTCGTAGACGTAGCCGTAGCGCAGGAGCATCTTCGAGAGGCGCTGCTTGCACGCGACGACGTCCTCGCGCGCGTCCTCCAGGGCGCGGGAGATGTCGCGGCAGGCCTCGCACTCGGGGTCGGGGACGTGCACCTCCGTCACGGTGCCGAGCGCGAGCTGCCTCGCGAGGAAGGCGGCGTCGCGCCTGTCGGTCTTCTTGCGCCTGTCGGCCGCCGGCTTGTCCATCTTGGACACGGCGCCGATCACGCAGTCGACGCCGAGCGCCTCGAGCTCCCGCTGCAGGTGGAACCCGGTCACGCCGGACTCGTAGACCGCCTTGGGGGCCTCGAAGGAGGCGATCCATGCGGCCACCTCCGAGGGGGCGTACGCGAAAGAGCGCCGCGCGACCTCCCCTGTGAACGGGTTGAAGGCGCACGCCTTGATCGATCTGGCGTGCACGTCTAGTCCGATGGAGGTAACATGTGCCATGGTGGGCCCCTTCCATGTCTGTGGCAACCTGGCCGGTCGCCGGTTTCTACGATGAGACCATTATCGGCCCTGACCCACGAACACCAAAGGCGACATGCAGAAGGGGCTCACCTAATGCTCTGCTCATATCGTCTTTGCCGGAATTCGTGCCCGCGTCGCTTCGCCGAGCCCCCTCGACCCGCTACTCGCCCATCGCCAGCCGACACGACAGCAGGAGCAGCAAAACGACATCCTTCCCCTGAACAGGGACGGAAAGGTCGATTCCATACTCATCGCGGAAGCGCTTCAAGCGATACGAAATGGTGTTGCGATGCACATGCAGGGCCTCCGCCGTAGCGCCCAAACTGAATCCGGTCTCGATGTAGGCGCACAGCGTTTCGACGTTATCGGTCCCCGCGGCTTCGTCATCCGCCCGCATGCGGGCAATCCGCCCATCCACGATCAGCGATTTGTTCTCGTCAAGGTCGCACAGCTCGTTCAGATAGGCGAATCGGCATTCCTCAAAGCACACCGCCCCGCCTTTCTTGCTTTTCGAGATGCGGGCCGCGAATTCCGCGTGTTCATACCCTTCATGCAACAGGCCGACGCCCTGCATGATCTCACTGGCACCAATATAGATAGGCATTTTGAGCTGCGTAAGGAAATCGGCAACCGAATCAAGAGCCTTCTCCCGGCCGATGAAACGCCCATTGACCACGGCGACCACCATTTCGCCCATCTGCTGGCTGACGGAATACGGCAGCAGAAGCCTCAGCATGCGAACGACATGATCCACGGAAAGCTTGTCGCCGGTTTTCTCTTCAGGCAGGCACACCGCAATAACGTAGGTGCCGTCGTCTTTGGCCCAATGCAATGCCGAAAACCAACTTGACGTAAGGTCTCCCTTGACGCCGCGCCCCTCCAGACGACTGATGAGGAATCCGCTCTCCTCGAAGGAATAGGGCGATGCCGAAGCTATGTCTGCAGCCGCCTCCAGCGCAACCATTTCCCCGTCGGTAATGGGCTTATAGACCTCGAAAATCTCGATATAGCCCATGAACTCGCCTTTGAACAGCACATTGACCGCCGCTGTAGGCTGATCT
This genomic window contains:
- a CDS encoding thiamine pyrophosphate-dependent enzyme, giving the protein MKKLLMGNEAFACAALEAGASVIAGYPGTPSSEVIETVAKRVADGSATGVHVEWSTNEKAALEVLAGAAYSGARTLFTCKQVGLNVASDPLMSLNYVGVEGGCVLYVADDPGPISSQTEQDTRRFASFAKVPVFDPCNIEQGMDMMGEAFALSERYQMPVIFRSTTRVCHSSTFVEVEPSTQGVQAKGFTKDDSRFVIFPRRSYRAHLDIDQRLRRTAAEFSGVGQKGQPPLSQTDEEPVDLSRFNPVETVGEAPRLGIVCGGVSTAYVREALSILAQRAELPAYRLMQVGTPYPFPEQRAHEFCEGLDRIVVFEELDHVLEDEFVKLQGMRAMAGFPTVRVVGRNSGFGQVAGENTVESSYQLLVECFGLEADVPPTLADEGDAADCELPVRPPVLCAGCPHRGAFYACKQAVRKMRVKATFSGDIGCYTLGNAKPLDAVDTCLCMGAGITMAQGLSVANPEVKQLAFVGDSTFFASGMTGVANAVYNNHDITVCVLDNRITAMTGGQPHPGTGNTLMGTASEPLVIEDVLRALGVKCITFANPHHLDESIAAAREAIEFEGPSAVIFRAPCVNLIKPAAPAAITDACIGCKRCITQIGCPAIGFDGEKAVVDRSLCNGCGLCMQVCPFDAIVKEG
- the purE gene encoding 5-(carboxyamino)imidazole ribonucleotide mutase; this translates as MTETATPIVGIIMGSTSDLPTMEGCTKQLEDMGIPYELKVASAHRKPLEVHEWASTAEERGLRVIIAAAGKAAHLGGVVAAYTPLPVIAVPMKTSDLGGLDSLLSMVQMPSGVPVATVAINGAKNAAILAVQMLGTGDEAMRQKIKDLKADMAQ
- a CDS encoding IS110 family transposase; its protein translation is MAHVTSIGLDVHARSIKACAFNPFTGEVARRSFAYAPSEVAAWIASFEAPKAVYESGVTGFHLQRELEALGVDCVIGAVSKMDKPAADRRKKTDRRDAAFLARQLALGTVTEVHVPDPECEACRDISRALEDAREDVVACKQRLSKMLLRYGYVYDEVNERGQRKKAWTKAHWAWIESIRLAEPAAQEALDYYVDRCRRAIDEKRALAAKVAAHASGPRWKPEVDALRLFKGVEVVTAFAFACEVDGFSRFRSASAFASWLGLVPSEASSADARRQGGITKSGNRHLRRLLVEAAWHYASATRSPKRPAAGCEVPPEVARHAAKGVRRLVDRRAALSAAGKKPVVANCATARELACWIWAVGCMVEAE
- a CDS encoding DUF2207 domain-containing protein; amino-acid sequence: MRRNTSYTHLPKGRSLGRLQVFSKSLLVLAVVMAAVLALFMFMRPAEAYAKEYTCPQTVMNADVSDDGTLTVQENRTFDFDGSFTAIWWVFEQLGYDAQIVIDNAVVTNDATGESLDLDEVPFQEYWREYGASDEPAWTWDAEQNTVYVFCPMADGTYTITLEWHAENMATLYADTGEVYWQFVGGDWAIDSYDVTLNLQLPVPDGETVTAGENVRVWGHGPLDATVHVDQTGLVTADVPVVPSGEFAEVRATIPTEWLSGVAPGAYNDQSGTEKMDEILAEEQEWADKANTQRIMAVSHMAMGILASIGLIIWSIVMFFRHGREYRLPKDKYWRDLPAPGVHPAVISRLWSWNREDNNDFVATLMHLCNIGAIRIDPGTYQRKRKTVSDYYITRLDGWQDKVNNSPIDKEAMRILFDKVGRGADAIWFGNIEVYGKQHPESLVRMMDRWQEIVTSQTDQRGYFEDNGELYCYTMRIFAALCVIIGVFCSIMFMELIELIALSIAAVVLLVISFFMPRRSWVAAEIYGRCEGLRNWLKDFSLLNERLPTDVKVWGAFMVYAYVFGVAKRAMEQLQVSLPNVVSDAGFVSTSTWMGYRNGYVVGPNAAPVSPLDMFSTMYSNTVRTAKATIAAAETGNFIGDVMSSGGGGGGGFSGGGGGGFGGGGGGAR
- a CDS encoding PucR family transcriptional regulator, producing the protein MNLTISQLRDALSEFDLLISEDNAKDPIVFKRVELFTTQSIEPGILYIVHNDLAEGPYTQSQLLWSRSDKSTNGTAAVMGANAAQLVNALSKYTNEFQSCCDAMREAYYRNKDLQGFCQALSEFVGNPVVAYDASLLPVAQSIIPKDIALQMFGAEKANKEFVLHTVPDWKRENNEDVFTRVGAKRISDSSGDQPTAAVNVLFKGEFMGYIEIFEVYKPITDGEMVALEAAADIASASPYSFEESGFLISRLEGRGVKGDLTSSWFSALHWAKDDGTYVIAVCLPEEKTGDKLSVDHVVRMLRLLLPYSVSQQMGEMVVAVVNGRFIGREKALDSVADFLTQLKMPIYIGASEIMQGVGLLHEGYEHAEFAARISKSKKGGAVCFEECRFAYLNELCDLDENKSLIVDGRIARMRADDEAAGTDNVETLCAYIETGFSLGATAEALHVHRNTISYRLKRFRDEYGIDLSVPVQGKDVVLLLLLSCRLAMGE